TAGTTTTTTAAAGTATAAAATACTAACAGAAAAAGATTTAAGTATTTATCAAACTGTTGATGAAGGAATTGAAAACAGATTAAAGAAATATATTATTGAATCTAATTCTTTAGAGGAATTAATA
The DNA window shown above is from Methanobrevibacter sp. and carries:
- a CDS encoding nucleotidyltransferase family protein; protein product: MHLLFLSDLDYFSFLKYKILTEKDLSIYQTVDEGIENRLKKYIIESNSLEELI